The following are encoded in a window of Desulfurellaceae bacterium genomic DNA:
- a CDS encoding transposase, with amino-acid sequence MGCQKSLTRTRSVSTVAVLDGPVDSPAFVAYVEQVLAPALRPGDSVVMDNLACHKVAGVRRAIEAVGARLLYLPPYSPDFNPIGQVFAKLKARLRAVAPRTVASLWAAVGPALATVSPTECANYVRHAGYRFATTDDARPGTTAGVEQQSESVGCGSRNRPAGRRRSAV; translated from the coding sequence ATGGGTTGTCAGAAGTCCCTAACACGCACTCGATCAGTTTCCACCGTAGCGGTCCTGGACGGTCCGGTCGATAGCCCGGCCTTCGTGGCGTATGTCGAACAGGTCCTGGCCCCCGCCCTCCGCCCGGGCGATTCCGTCGTCATGGACAATCTGGCCTGTCATAAAGTGGCGGGAGTGCGGCGAGCGATTGAGGCAGTCGGGGCACGCCTGCTCTATCTGCCTCCCTACAGCCCCGACTTCAATCCCATCGGACAAGTCTTTGCCAAACTCAAAGCGCGCCTGCGGGCCGTCGCCCCACGCACGGTGGCCAGCCTATGGGCGGCCGTGGGCCCGGCCCTCGCCACCGTCTCCCCCACCGAGTGTGCCAACTATGTTCGCCACGCCGGCTATCGCTTCGCTACAACGGACGACGCTCGGCCCGGCACAACAGCAGGTGTTGAACAACAGTCTGAAAGTGTCGGTTGCGGCTCTCGAAACCGGCCAGCCGGTCGCCGCCGGTCGGCTGTATGA
- a CDS encoding CpaF family protein encodes MPRNLFGRRPKAKPQQPAPEAKPQHTAATPTTTQRREPAASAVVAEVAEPVSLARRQTSDGLVADMAAKIHPTVVQSLDMSKAASLDRDQLAVQLRAFLDSEDSVAADLTPLDRQRVVQRLVDDIKGLGPLEPLFNDPQISDILVNGLKSVYVERRGKLEQVDVRFRDEQHLLNIAQRIAGWVGRRVDEASPMVDARLPDGSRVNIIIPPLAIDGATFSIRRFIARGISLEDLAAYHAITPEMARLLQICAQSRLNVLVSGGTGAGKTTFLNALSREINNTERLVTIEDSAELQLQQPHVVRLETRTKSAEGTGEMTIRDLLINALRMRPDRIIVGEVRGGEVNEMLQAMNTGHPGSMCTIHANNPRDALMRLENMLMLASGDMPLTAIDLVVQLAQLRSGHRCVTSITDVAGMEGDIVTTEEMWRRLPGEAHVFESTGRQPSWMSAVDAAGLRAELIEVLQMSGKKDVEAAA; translated from the coding sequence ATGCCACGCAACCTCTTTGGCCGCCGTCCCAAGGCAAAGCCACAACAGCCGGCCCCCGAAGCGAAGCCACAACACACTGCGGCGACACCCACAACCACGCAGCGTCGGGAACCGGCTGCCTCTGCCGTGGTGGCCGAGGTGGCTGAGCCCGTCTCGCTGGCGCGCCGCCAGACCTCGGACGGACTGGTCGCCGACATGGCGGCAAAAATCCATCCGACCGTCGTGCAGTCCCTCGATATGTCAAAGGCGGCCAGCCTGGACCGTGACCAACTGGCCGTCCAACTCCGGGCCTTTCTGGATAGCGAGGACTCGGTCGCCGCAGACCTGACCCCGCTCGACCGCCAGCGGGTGGTGCAACGGCTGGTTGACGACATCAAGGGCCTTGGACCCTTGGAGCCACTGTTCAATGATCCGCAGATTTCCGACATCCTGGTCAACGGCCTCAAATCGGTCTATGTCGAACGCCGGGGCAAGCTGGAGCAGGTGGATGTTCGCTTCAGGGATGAGCAGCACCTGCTCAATATCGCCCAGCGGATCGCCGGCTGGGTCGGGCGACGGGTTGATGAGGCCAGCCCGATGGTCGATGCCCGGCTCCCCGACGGCAGCCGCGTCAACATCATTATTCCGCCTCTGGCGATTGACGGCGCGACGTTTTCCATCCGGCGCTTCATAGCGAGAGGCATCAGTCTCGAAGACTTGGCCGCCTACCACGCGATCACCCCGGAGATGGCCCGGCTGCTTCAGATCTGTGCCCAATCCCGGCTGAACGTTCTGGTTTCGGGCGGCACCGGAGCGGGTAAGACGACCTTTTTGAACGCCTTGTCGCGCGAGATCAACAACACCGAACGGCTCGTCACCATCGAAGATTCGGCCGAATTGCAGCTCCAGCAGCCGCACGTGGTCCGGCTGGAAACGCGCACGAAAAGCGCCGAGGGTACCGGAGAGATGACGATCCGCGACCTGCTGATCAACGCCCTGCGGATGCGGCCCGACCGGATCATTGTGGGTGAGGTGCGCGGCGGCGAGGTCAACGAAATGCTGCAAGCGATGAACACCGGCCACCCGGGCTCCATGTGTACGATCCACGCCAACAACCCGCGCGATGCGCTGATGCGGCTCGAAAACATGCTGATGCTGGCCTCGGGCGACATGCCGCTGACGGCCATTGATCTCGTCGTCCAGTTGGCCCAGTTGCGCTCCGGTCACCGTTGTGTGACCAGCATTACCGATGTGGCCGGGATGGAGGGTGATATCGTCACCACCGAAGAGATGTGGCGTCGCCTGCCGGGCGAGGCGCACGTGTTTGAGAGCACGGGCCGTCAGCCGTCCTGGATGTCGGCTGTTGACGCTGCGGGATTACGCGCCGAACTGATAGAAGTCTTGCAGATGAGCGGGAAAAAAGACGTGGAGGCGGCCGCGTGA